One window from the genome of Spirochaetota bacterium encodes:
- a CDS encoding ureidoglycolate lyase, translating into MKTIKPLDLTLEKFSPYGYFTKMQNPSTIHFGTSPVKFYRDIIQLPVISMANVSFSICQVEKRDFVIQKIECHSYCYEGILPMDGDVLIHVAHATQNNVYPFDDITVFLVPQYTMVVLKAGVWHHAPFAVNVTVNALIILPERTYANDCIRVDIPEEFHLKILV; encoded by the coding sequence ATGAAAACAATTAAACCATTAGATTTAACTTTGGAAAAATTTTCCCCCTATGGATATTTTACAAAGATGCAGAATCCCAGCACTATACATTTTGGTACTTCACCGGTTAAATTTTATCGTGACATTATTCAGCTTCCTGTTATTTCCATGGCAAATGTTTCATTTTCAATATGCCAGGTTGAAAAGCGTGATTTTGTTATTCAAAAAATTGAGTGCCACAGCTACTGCTACGAAGGCATTTTACCAATGGATGGCGATGTGCTTATTCATGTGGCACATGCAACTCAGAATAACGTGTATCCCTTTGATGACATTACAGTATTTTTAGTGCCACAATATACAATGGTAGTATTAAAAGCTGGTGTATGGCATCACGCACCATTTGCTGTCAATGTCACTGTTAATGCGCTAATAATACTTCCTGAGCGGACTTATGCCAATGATTGTATACGTGTGGATATTCCTGAAGAATTTCATTTAAAGATTTTAGTATAA
- a CDS encoding DUF1577 domain-containing protein, giving the protein MKDIKQRKQRTFEGLSTLDDIMELLKDEQFQKRLGIKFTLEKSTVEINEFIDERTIMIVTDPDYVPIDNKIILYGLVDRYIEIDCDVIEVTGPGYFKCKVVSARKAAHGRRDLRFKMNPEKVVATNFRVSKHTIDIRNYSIPTGIKVIIEQFENQISKNADIVKVDILDDRDTLLAQIKKTRSTLYIEDLNNPATFTPINDAFIDIKEVFQEQTSQYIKKLTDSGYKSIIISPVIYIEDDERLIPFAFIQYISKDKLFSMDKVLEIQDLAFKLVDRIRDANTLMIAVHQEILDISRGGAKLKITDNNLKKYILKSKGFIFDIVFKLQAPITIYGDIRYTYIDSEDNLIIGVDFAGNSSRKDEMKRFYSIIQPMEIEYRNRLIKEMRQKKKEV; this is encoded by the coding sequence TTGAAAGATATAAAGCAAAGAAAACAACGAACCTTTGAGGGACTGTCAACATTAGATGATATCATGGAATTGTTGAAAGATGAGCAATTCCAGAAACGATTAGGTATTAAATTTACCCTTGAAAAATCTACAGTTGAAATTAATGAATTCATTGATGAACGGACAATAATGATCGTAACGGACCCTGACTATGTTCCCATTGACAATAAAATTATTCTATATGGGTTGGTGGACAGATATATTGAGATAGATTGTGATGTCATTGAAGTTACAGGACCTGGATATTTTAAATGTAAAGTGGTGAGTGCACGGAAAGCTGCGCATGGAAGGCGGGATTTGAGGTTTAAGATGAATCCTGAAAAAGTTGTTGCTACTAATTTCAGGGTTTCAAAGCATACCATTGATATTCGAAATTACAGTATTCCTACCGGTATAAAAGTCATTATTGAACAATTTGAAAACCAGATTTCAAAAAATGCTGACATTGTGAAAGTTGATATTCTGGATGATCGTGATACATTACTTGCACAAATCAAAAAAACAAGGTCAACGTTATATATTGAAGATCTGAATAATCCTGCAACATTTACTCCAATTAATGATGCATTTATTGATATAAAAGAAGTTTTCCAGGAACAAACATCGCAGTATATAAAAAAACTAACAGATAGTGGGTATAAATCAATAATTATATCCCCTGTCATATATATTGAAGATGATGAACGGCTCATTCCATTTGCATTTATACAGTACATTTCAAAAGACAAACTATTTTCAATGGATAAAGTGCTTGAAATTCAAGATTTAGCCTTCAAGCTTGTTGATAGAATACGTGATGCAAATACTTTAATGATTGCTGTCCACCAGGAGATACTGGATATTAGTAGGGGTGGAGCTAAGTTAAAGATTACTGATAATAATTTGAAGAAATATATCTTAAAATCTAAAGGTTTTATCTTTGATATAGTCTTTAAACTTCAGGCTCCTATCACTATATATGGTGACATACGATATACATACATTGATTCAGAGGATAACCTTATAATTGGAGTAGATTTTGCTGGTAATTCTTCCCGTAAAGACGAAATGAAGCGCTTTTACTCAATTATCCAGCCAATGGAAATTGAGTACAGAAACAGGCTCATAAAAGAAATGCGTCAGAAAAAGAAAGAGGTGTGA
- a CDS encoding GNAT family N-acetyltransferase has product MYEIREATLSDIDDIVTIRMKMLFELGKLETEDGTRKLRSLTRDFFIRKFQTGEFKVFCALKDDTIIATTGIQFLERPPLYENPHGIEAYIMNVYTEPEYRGKGVASKLLEKVIEHAKERKAGRILLHAIGKDKRIYEKAGFVSTTDEMQLVLQY; this is encoded by the coding sequence ATGTACGAAATTCGTGAAGCTACATTGAGTGATATTGATGATATTGTCACCATACGAATGAAGATGCTGTTTGAATTGGGGAAGCTAGAAACTGAAGATGGAACCAGGAAATTGAGGTCATTAACAAGGGATTTCTTTATACGTAAATTTCAGACGGGTGAGTTTAAAGTTTTTTGCGCATTAAAAGATGATACAATTATTGCTACTACCGGTATTCAGTTTTTAGAAAGACCACCATTATATGAAAACCCTCATGGTATTGAAGCATATATAATGAATGTTTATACCGAACCTGAGTATAGGGGAAAAGGTGTTGCATCAAAATTGCTGGAAAAAGTAATTGAACATGCTAAAGAAAGAAAAGCAGGAAGAATATTGCTCCATGCTATTGGAAAAGATAAACGTATCTATGAAAAAGCTGGTTTTGTATCAACAACCGATGAGATGCAATTAGTGCTCCAATACTAA
- the tsaB gene encoding tRNA (adenosine(37)-N6)-threonylcarbamoyltransferase complex dimerization subunit type 1 TsaB, with the protein MNILLLDTATNIEIVALSYNGVVADKTMQTHHSHSVTLFDTIDSACKEVNTTIHSIQCIGVGIGPGSFTGIRIAVTTARMLAQILQVPLVGIPTQLLFACAIVPSNAHCIVAFDAKKGRVFAARYHLINNSLPQEILPPGDYTVEQLFNVQNNHEVIAVGDGSIKYQEQMKQLCNGIQFVPDFIPEAERMIQLVESLYTQNPSHHTDYRNVLPYYSRKSDAEVMKELKEKNN; encoded by the coding sequence TTGAACATTCTGCTTCTTGATACAGCAACAAATATTGAAATTGTGGCACTGAGCTACAACGGTGTAGTAGCAGATAAAACCATGCAAACGCACCATTCACATTCAGTTACCCTATTTGACACTATTGACAGTGCATGCAAAGAGGTAAACACCACAATACACAGCATCCAGTGTATAGGCGTTGGCATTGGGCCCGGTTCATTCACTGGAATCAGAATAGCAGTTACCACTGCGCGCATGCTGGCACAGATTTTACAGGTACCGCTGGTAGGCATACCAACCCAGCTTCTTTTTGCATGTGCGATAGTTCCTAGTAATGCCCATTGCATCGTAGCATTTGATGCAAAGAAAGGAAGAGTCTTTGCTGCTCGTTATCATCTAATAAATAATTCCCTGCCGCAAGAGATATTGCCACCCGGTGATTACACTGTAGAGCAGCTTTTCAATGTGCAAAACAATCATGAAGTTATTGCAGTTGGCGATGGTAGTATAAAGTATCAGGAGCAAATGAAGCAGTTATGTAACGGTATACAATTTGTACCGGATTTTATCCCTGAAGCAGAAAGAATGATACAGCTTGTGGAATCACTATATACCCAAAATCCATCTCACCATACCGACTATCGTAATGTATTGCCCTATTATTCACGTAAATCAGATGCTGAAGTAATGAAGGAATTAAAAGAAAAAAATAATTAA
- a CDS encoding RluA family pseudouridine synthase: MVNENNITLTVPEEYAGTRIDVFIYNALEEELSRSFIQKLLKNNHITIHGMPVKPNYRVKPDQQIHILIPQPEKSTIEPEDIPLHILYEDNDIAILHKPAGMVVHPGAGNTQHTLVNALLYHFKGLSSIGGVERPGIVHRLDKDTEGLMIIAKNDTAHNVLTKSFQSRNVIKKYEAIVTGKPSIPTLTINKPIERHPKYGHKMTVRDDGKEAITHYTLRQVWHTPHGVFSHLNIQIFTGRTHQIRVHLSSIGLPIVGDKLYSKKWEKYNVPFMLLASTYLAFEHPVTGKLLQFSIDLPQHMKDFIKKINTMAFEHIKTEHYD, encoded by the coding sequence ATGGTAAATGAAAACAATATAACACTAACAGTCCCCGAAGAATATGCTGGGACCCGCATTGATGTGTTTATTTACAATGCACTTGAAGAGGAACTATCGCGAAGCTTTATACAAAAACTATTAAAAAACAACCATATTACAATACACGGAATGCCTGTAAAACCAAATTACAGGGTAAAACCAGATCAACAAATACATATTCTCATCCCACAGCCTGAAAAATCAACCATTGAACCCGAGGATATACCCTTGCATATTTTGTATGAAGATAACGATATTGCCATACTCCATAAACCTGCAGGGATGGTAGTGCATCCTGGTGCCGGCAACACCCAGCACACATTGGTAAATGCTTTGCTATATCACTTTAAGGGCCTTTCTTCAATTGGTGGTGTTGAAAGACCAGGTATTGTCCACAGGCTTGATAAAGACACTGAAGGCCTTATGATCATAGCAAAAAATGATACTGCACACAATGTGCTTACAAAATCATTCCAGAGCAGAAATGTCATCAAAAAATATGAGGCGATAGTTACCGGAAAACCATCCATACCAACCCTTACAATCAACAAACCCATAGAACGCCATCCCAAATATGGCCATAAAATGACTGTACGTGATGATGGCAAAGAAGCCATAACTCATTATACACTTCGCCAAGTATGGCACACACCGCACGGTGTATTCTCACATCTGAACATACAGATATTTACAGGAAGAACACACCAGATAAGGGTTCATTTATCTTCGATAGGGCTTCCCATTGTTGGCGACAAGCTTTATTCCAAGAAATGGGAAAAATATAATGTCCCATTCATGTTGCTTGCTTCAACCTATTTAGCATTTGAACATCCAGTTACGGGGAAACTTCTACAATTTTCTATTGACTTACCACAGCACATGAAGGATTTTATAAAAAAGATTAACACGATGGCATTTGAACACATAAAAACAGAGCACTATGACTAA
- a CDS encoding cation:proton antiporter gives MNILLNILIIFSISIAVIYVCNRLKIPTIIGLLITGIVVGPYGLQVIKSTEDVHLLAEIGIITLLFTIGLELSFDEIVSLKRAIVVGVMQVSLTIIIVTGIMLVWTSFSQAIFFGFIVSLSSTAVVLKVIQELALSESPHGRISLAILIVQDIAIVPLMLFIPLLAGVSKNSIPVEMFKLIVKGALIVIVVIVLARYVVPRLLFEIAKTRSRELFIITIVTICLAVTLATYSMGMSVELGAFLAGIIIAASEYSGQTFSSMMPFRDLFTSFFFISIGMLLNPIIVVSNIVTIANFSVLILIIKIIIIVSVVLALGYPLRIAFLTGLALPQIGEFSFILAQIGISYALLSQEEYQLFLSITIFAMGITPYLIKYSPALVDMLLQLPFPEKLQKGFAYNSEEKVQALHNHIIIVGYGINGRNVAAAAKSIKIPYIIVEMNPETVKKEKKEGENIIYGDASQEDLLHYCNIPTARVLVIAIADRSAIKRIIVLARQINPHIHIIVRARFVGDMKELIELGANEVIPEEYETSIEIFARVLHYYGVPRGDIEAMIESIRAKGYAMLRKLHVDVYKDLPIAEIDMQAIRVCSHSPVAGKTIGHMQFRKLYKFSVVAIKRHNDIITNPGADDKIESDDILYVVGKREDISKAVKELRLSDNATSCEM, from the coding sequence ATGAACATTCTTTTAAACATATTAATAATATTTTCAATATCAATTGCAGTAATATATGTATGCAATCGCTTGAAAATTCCTACCATCATAGGATTGCTTATTACTGGTATTGTTGTGGGACCGTATGGACTTCAAGTTATTAAATCTACTGAAGATGTTCATCTGTTAGCTGAGATAGGTATTATAACCCTGCTTTTCACCATAGGATTGGAATTATCATTTGATGAAATTGTATCACTGAAACGAGCAATAGTTGTGGGTGTAATGCAGGTTAGCCTAACAATTATTATTGTTACTGGTATAATGCTCGTGTGGACTTCTTTTTCACAGGCTATTTTCTTTGGATTTATTGTTTCATTGAGCAGTACAGCAGTAGTGTTAAAGGTAATTCAGGAATTAGCATTATCTGAAAGCCCGCATGGCAGGATATCACTGGCAATTCTTATTGTTCAGGATATTGCTATAGTACCGTTAATGTTATTTATTCCCTTATTGGCTGGCGTTTCTAAGAATTCAATTCCTGTTGAGATGTTTAAACTTATTGTTAAAGGTGCTTTAATTGTTATTGTTGTTATTGTTCTTGCGCGGTATGTGGTTCCCAGGTTGTTATTTGAGATAGCTAAAACAAGAAGTCGTGAATTGTTTATTATTACCATTGTAACGATATGCTTAGCTGTCACTTTAGCAACGTATTCAATGGGGATGTCAGTTGAGTTGGGGGCATTTTTAGCAGGCATTATCATTGCTGCTTCCGAATACAGTGGTCAGACGTTTAGTTCAATGATGCCGTTCAGGGATTTATTTACCAGTTTTTTCTTTATTTCAATAGGGATGTTACTTAATCCTATCATTGTGGTTTCTAATATAGTAACTATCGCTAATTTTTCAGTTTTAATACTTATTATAAAAATTATTATTATAGTATCAGTTGTACTTGCACTTGGATATCCATTACGGATAGCTTTTTTAACTGGTTTAGCTTTACCACAGATTGGTGAGTTTTCCTTCATTTTAGCTCAAATTGGGATATCGTATGCATTGTTGTCACAGGAAGAATACCAGTTGTTTCTTTCAATAACTATTTTTGCGATGGGTATCACACCGTATCTAATTAAATATTCTCCGGCACTGGTTGACATGCTCTTGCAATTGCCATTCCCTGAAAAGTTACAAAAAGGATTTGCATATAATTCTGAAGAAAAAGTTCAAGCCTTACATAACCATATTATTATTGTAGGGTATGGCATCAATGGCAGAAATGTTGCAGCAGCTGCTAAAAGTATAAAGATTCCATACATTATTGTTGAGATGAATCCTGAAACAGTAAAAAAAGAAAAAAAAGAAGGTGAAAATATTATCTATGGTGATGCTTCCCAGGAAGACCTATTGCATTATTGTAATATTCCAACAGCCAGGGTTCTGGTGATAGCAATAGCCGATAGAAGTGCAATAAAAAGAATTATAGTATTAGCACGGCAGATCAATCCGCATATACATATTATTGTGCGTGCACGTTTTGTAGGTGATATGAAGGAATTAATAGAATTAGGTGCTAACGAAGTAATTCCTGAAGAGTATGAAACATCCATTGAAATTTTTGCACGGGTATTGCACTACTATGGTGTGCCACGTGGTGATATTGAAGCAATGATAGAGTCAATTAGAGCTAAAGGATATGCAATGCTCAGGAAATTGCATGTTGACGTATATAAAGATTTGCCCATTGCAGAAATTGATATGCAGGCAATACGGGTATGTTCTCATTCGCCGGTTGCTGGTAAAACTATAGGGCATATGCAATTCAGGAAGCTCTATAAATTTTCTGTTGTTGCCATTAAACGCCACAATGATATAATTACCAATCCAGGTGCTGATGATAAAATAGAAAGTGATGATATACTGTATGTTGTTGGAAAGCGTGAAGATATATCAAAAGCAGTTAAGGAGTTGCGTTTGAGTGATAATGCTACAAGCTGTGAGATGTAA
- the tsaE gene encoding tRNA (adenosine(37)-N6)-threonylcarbamoyltransferase complex ATPase subunit type 1 TsaE — translation MTKTTYITQSPEETLTLGIELGKNAKPGNIFALIGNLGTGKTILAKGIAQGLGIKEEITSPTFTLLEVYESTLPLYHFDLYRISDDAELENLFFEEYWFGDGVSVIEWADRALKRLPQDTYIITLEYMDTQRRKITIEHSAS, via the coding sequence ATGACTAAAACTACATACATAACACAATCACCAGAGGAAACATTAACATTAGGCATTGAACTGGGTAAAAATGCAAAACCTGGTAATATTTTTGCACTTATTGGCAATTTAGGAACAGGAAAAACTATCCTTGCTAAAGGCATTGCACAAGGCTTGGGGATAAAAGAAGAAATCACCAGCCCAACATTTACCTTGCTTGAAGTGTATGAATCAACATTGCCTTTATATCACTTTGACCTTTACCGAATATCTGATGATGCTGAGCTTGAAAACCTATTTTTTGAGGAATACTGGTTTGGTGATGGTGTTTCGGTTATTGAATGGGCTGACCGAGCCCTAAAACGACTTCCCCAGGACACATACATCATCACATTGGAATACATGGATACACAAAGGAGGAAAATTACCATTGAACATTCTGCTTCTTGA
- a CDS encoding SPFH domain-containing protein — translation MQGLVIAIAILLVILIYKGVRIVPQAENWLVERFGKYAATLSPGLNLINPLFSRVAAKIDIREQVLDLPPQGIITEDNATVKVDGVVFYKILDPYKAFYGIENLQMAISNLALTTLRSIMGKMTLDQSLSSRDKINAELLTILDQATDSWGTKITRVEIKDIVPPQDLQQAMALQMKAERERRATVLEAEAQKEAQERKAEGFKRAQILEAEARKESAQRDAEARERLAQAEANAIEYVAKSLKSTGGDPLLYLLGMEYVKGLIKLGESQSSHVVVLPSDLVENLKNLFKLK, via the coding sequence ATGCAAGGTTTGGTAATAGCTATTGCAATTCTTTTGGTAATTCTGATTTACAAGGGTGTTAGGATAGTCCCACAGGCGGAAAACTGGCTGGTTGAGCGGTTTGGAAAATATGCTGCGACACTGTCGCCAGGATTAAATCTTATCAATCCACTCTTTTCACGGGTAGCTGCCAAAATTGATATTCGTGAGCAGGTACTTGATCTTCCGCCACAGGGAATTATTACAGAAGACAATGCAACAGTAAAAGTTGATGGGGTTGTCTTTTATAAGATACTTGATCCCTATAAAGCTTTCTACGGTATTGAAAATTTGCAAATGGCTATTTCCAATTTAGCATTGACGACACTCCGTTCAATAATGGGGAAAATGACACTGGATCAGTCGCTATCATCCCGTGACAAAATAAATGCTGAATTGCTAACAATTCTTGATCAGGCTACTGATTCATGGGGTACCAAAATTACGCGTGTTGAAATCAAGGATATTGTACCACCTCAGGATCTCCAGCAGGCAATGGCTTTGCAGATGAAAGCAGAGCGAGAGCGCCGTGCAACAGTTCTGGAAGCAGAAGCACAAAAGGAAGCACAGGAAAGAAAAGCTGAAGGTTTTAAGAGAGCACAGATACTTGAAGCAGAAGCACGAAAAGAATCAGCACAACGTGATGCAGAAGCACGAGAACGTTTAGCTCAGGCTGAAGCAAATGCAATTGAATATGTGGCAAAATCACTAAAAAGTACAGGCGGCGATCCGTTATTATATCTTTTGGGCATGGAATATGTTAAGGGGCTAATAAAATTGGGTGAATCACAAAGCAGCCATGTAGTTGTTTTGCCATCAGATCTTGTAGAAAATTTAAAGAATCTGTTTAAATTGAAGTAA
- a CDS encoding NfeD family protein, whose translation MALSPVAWLAVGIVLMAVEIIMPGFIIFWFGIGAVITAALVYIGLLQSEISQWFCFFISSGAFLVFWFGYLKDRVKVKTADDALDVTLAGKKGKCIQDIIPPQIGQVELFEPYHGVTVWKAQSNELIHKDEQIVVEGADGIKLIVKKL comes from the coding sequence ATGGCATTATCACCTGTTGCTTGGTTAGCTGTGGGCATTGTGTTAATGGCAGTTGAAATCATCATGCCAGGGTTTATAATATTCTGGTTTGGTATAGGGGCGGTGATTACAGCTGCACTTGTGTATATTGGGCTTTTGCAGTCTGAAATATCGCAGTGGTTTTGCTTCTTTATTTCATCGGGTGCTTTTTTAGTTTTCTGGTTTGGTTATTTAAAAGATAGGGTAAAAGTCAAAACAGCTGATGATGCGCTTGATGTCACTCTGGCAGGTAAAAAAGGGAAGTGTATTCAGGATATCATCCCTCCACAAATTGGCCAGGTCGAGTTATTTGAACCATATCATGGTGTTACGGTGTGGAAAGCACAATCAAATGAATTAATTCATAAAGATGAGCAGATAGTAGTTGAAGGCGCTGATGGTATTAAACTGATCGTAAAAAAATTATAA